Proteins found in one Panicum hallii strain FIL2 chromosome 4, PHallii_v3.1, whole genome shotgun sequence genomic segment:
- the LOC112889412 gene encoding nucleotide-sugar uncharacterized transporter 2 isoform X4, whose translation MANKMVMGTVGFNFPVALSLIHYLFAWALMAVLKALYLLPIAPPSKSTPFSSLFALGAVMSFSTGLANISLKHNSVGFYQMAKIAVTPTIVVAEFILFQKKVSIRKVITLVVVSFGVAVATVTDLEFNFFGACVALAWIIPSAVNKILWSNLQQSGNWTALALMWKTTPITIFFFIVLMPMLDPPGLLSFKWEFKNSSAIIISALFGFLLQWSGALALGATSALAHVVLGQFKTIVIMLSGYLVFNSDPGLTSLCGAVIALAGMSVYTYLGMKESATSGKRNSLNSRQSSHLLKSKVTTDGEKQETRTVDSV comes from the exons ATGGCAAACAAAATG GTGATGGGCACTGTTGGATTTAACTTCCCAGTTGCACTGTCATTAATTCATTACCTTTTTGCTTGGGCTCTAATGGCTGTTCTCAAGGCATTATACTTGCTGCCAATTGCTCCTCCTTCTAAATCCACTCCTTTCTCCTCATTATTTGCGTTGGGTGCTGTCATGTCTTTCTCCACTGGGCTTGCCAATATCAGCTTAAAGCATAATAG TGTAGGTTTCTATCAGATGGCTAAGATAGCTGTAACTCCAACAATAGTTGTAGCAGAATTTATTCTTTTCCAGAAAAAGGTTTCTATTCGGAAG GTTATCACGCTGGTTGTTGTCTCATTTGGTGTGGCTGTTGCAACTGTTACTGATTTGGAGTTCAATTTTTTTGGTGCTTGTGTAGCACTGGCTTGGATTATTCCTAGCGCTGTGAACAAAATCCTGTGGTCAAATTTACAACAGAGTGGAAATTGGACAGCTCTTGC GTTAATGTGGAAGACGACCCCAATTACCATATTTTTCTTTATTGTTTTGATGCCAATGCTGGATCCTCCAGGCCTTTTGTCTTTCAAATGGGAATTCAAGAATAGCAGTGCAATTATTATATCTGCTTTGTTTGGTTTTCTTCTTCAGTGGTCTGGTGCTTTGGCACTCGG TGCAACCTCGGCTCTCGCTCATGTTGTGCTAGGTCAATTCAAGACAATTGTTATTATGCTATCTGGTTATCTGGTATTTAACTCTGATCCTGGACTCACCAGCCTCTGTGGAGCTGTCATTGCCCTTGCTGGGATGTCAGTATATACTTACCTAGGGATGAAAGAGTCAGCCACCAGTGGTAAGAGAAATTCCTTAAATTCAAGGCAAAGTTCT
- the LOC112889412 gene encoding nucleotide-sugar uncharacterized transporter 2 isoform X1, with amino-acid sequence MGVWDSILPGGGRRFIKRKDSDAGEAGRALEELRGALYNDFHTSEGAKRQQQRFCGPIVALTFNFVVAVGIIMANKMVMGTVGFNFPVALSLIHYLFAWALMAVLKALYLLPIAPPSKSTPFSSLFALGAVMSFSTGLANISLKHNSVGFYQMAKIAVTPTIVVAEFILFQKKVSIRKVITLVVVSFGVAVATVTDLEFNFFGACVALAWIIPSAVNKILWSNLQQSGNWTALALMWKTTPITIFFFIVLMPMLDPPGLLSFKWEFKNSSAIIISALFGFLLQWSGALALGATSALAHVVLGQFKTIVIMLSGYLVFNSDPGLTSLCGAVIALAGMSVYTYLGMKESATSGKRNSLNSRQSSHLLKSKVTTDGEKQETRTVDSV; translated from the exons ATGGGCGTCTGGGATTCCATCctccccggcggcggccggcgcttcATCAAGCGAAAGGACAGCGACGCCGGCGAGGCAG GTAGGGCACTAGAGGAACTGAGGGGCGCACTGTATAATGACTTCCATACTTCGGAAGGGGCGAAGCGCCAGCAGCAAAGGTTCTGTGGCCCTATCGTTGCGCTGACGTTCAACTTTGTGGTTGCCGTTGGGATCATCATGGCAAACAAAATG GTGATGGGCACTGTTGGATTTAACTTCCCAGTTGCACTGTCATTAATTCATTACCTTTTTGCTTGGGCTCTAATGGCTGTTCTCAAGGCATTATACTTGCTGCCAATTGCTCCTCCTTCTAAATCCACTCCTTTCTCCTCATTATTTGCGTTGGGTGCTGTCATGTCTTTCTCCACTGGGCTTGCCAATATCAGCTTAAAGCATAATAG TGTAGGTTTCTATCAGATGGCTAAGATAGCTGTAACTCCAACAATAGTTGTAGCAGAATTTATTCTTTTCCAGAAAAAGGTTTCTATTCGGAAG GTTATCACGCTGGTTGTTGTCTCATTTGGTGTGGCTGTTGCAACTGTTACTGATTTGGAGTTCAATTTTTTTGGTGCTTGTGTAGCACTGGCTTGGATTATTCCTAGCGCTGTGAACAAAATCCTGTGGTCAAATTTACAACAGAGTGGAAATTGGACAGCTCTTGC GTTAATGTGGAAGACGACCCCAATTACCATATTTTTCTTTATTGTTTTGATGCCAATGCTGGATCCTCCAGGCCTTTTGTCTTTCAAATGGGAATTCAAGAATAGCAGTGCAATTATTATATCTGCTTTGTTTGGTTTTCTTCTTCAGTGGTCTGGTGCTTTGGCACTCGG TGCAACCTCGGCTCTCGCTCATGTTGTGCTAGGTCAATTCAAGACAATTGTTATTATGCTATCTGGTTATCTGGTATTTAACTCTGATCCTGGACTCACCAGCCTCTGTGGAGCTGTCATTGCCCTTGCTGGGATGTCAGTATATACTTACCTAGGGATGAAAGAGTCAGCCACCAGTGGTAAGAGAAATTCCTTAAATTCAAGGCAAAGTTCT
- the LOC112889412 gene encoding nucleotide-sugar uncharacterized transporter 2 isoform X3 produces the protein MDWALEELRGALYNDFHTSEGAKRQQQRFCGPIVALTFNFVVAVGIIMANKMVMGTVGFNFPVALSLIHYLFAWALMAVLKALYLLPIAPPSKSTPFSSLFALGAVMSFSTGLANISLKHNSVGFYQMAKIAVTPTIVVAEFILFQKKVSIRKVITLVVVSFGVAVATVTDLEFNFFGACVALAWIIPSAVNKILWSNLQQSGNWTALALMWKTTPITIFFFIVLMPMLDPPGLLSFKWEFKNSSAIIISALFGFLLQWSGALALGATSALAHVVLGQFKTIVIMLSGYLVFNSDPGLTSLCGAVIALAGMSVYTYLGMKESATSGKRNSLNSRQSSHLLKSKVTTDGEKQETRTVDSV, from the exons ATGGATTG GGCACTAGAGGAACTGAGGGGCGCACTGTATAATGACTTCCATACTTCGGAAGGGGCGAAGCGCCAGCAGCAAAGGTTCTGTGGCCCTATCGTTGCGCTGACGTTCAACTTTGTGGTTGCCGTTGGGATCATCATGGCAAACAAAATG GTGATGGGCACTGTTGGATTTAACTTCCCAGTTGCACTGTCATTAATTCATTACCTTTTTGCTTGGGCTCTAATGGCTGTTCTCAAGGCATTATACTTGCTGCCAATTGCTCCTCCTTCTAAATCCACTCCTTTCTCCTCATTATTTGCGTTGGGTGCTGTCATGTCTTTCTCCACTGGGCTTGCCAATATCAGCTTAAAGCATAATAG TGTAGGTTTCTATCAGATGGCTAAGATAGCTGTAACTCCAACAATAGTTGTAGCAGAATTTATTCTTTTCCAGAAAAAGGTTTCTATTCGGAAG GTTATCACGCTGGTTGTTGTCTCATTTGGTGTGGCTGTTGCAACTGTTACTGATTTGGAGTTCAATTTTTTTGGTGCTTGTGTAGCACTGGCTTGGATTATTCCTAGCGCTGTGAACAAAATCCTGTGGTCAAATTTACAACAGAGTGGAAATTGGACAGCTCTTGC GTTAATGTGGAAGACGACCCCAATTACCATATTTTTCTTTATTGTTTTGATGCCAATGCTGGATCCTCCAGGCCTTTTGTCTTTCAAATGGGAATTCAAGAATAGCAGTGCAATTATTATATCTGCTTTGTTTGGTTTTCTTCTTCAGTGGTCTGGTGCTTTGGCACTCGG TGCAACCTCGGCTCTCGCTCATGTTGTGCTAGGTCAATTCAAGACAATTGTTATTATGCTATCTGGTTATCTGGTATTTAACTCTGATCCTGGACTCACCAGCCTCTGTGGAGCTGTCATTGCCCTTGCTGGGATGTCAGTATATACTTACCTAGGGATGAAAGAGTCAGCCACCAGTGGTAAGAGAAATTCCTTAAATTCAAGGCAAAGTTCT
- the LOC112889412 gene encoding nucleotide-sugar uncharacterized transporter 2 isoform X2, giving the protein MAWIGRALEELRGALYNDFHTSEGAKRQQQRFCGPIVALTFNFVVAVGIIMANKMVMGTVGFNFPVALSLIHYLFAWALMAVLKALYLLPIAPPSKSTPFSSLFALGAVMSFSTGLANISLKHNSVGFYQMAKIAVTPTIVVAEFILFQKKVSIRKVITLVVVSFGVAVATVTDLEFNFFGACVALAWIIPSAVNKILWSNLQQSGNWTALALMWKTTPITIFFFIVLMPMLDPPGLLSFKWEFKNSSAIIISALFGFLLQWSGALALGATSALAHVVLGQFKTIVIMLSGYLVFNSDPGLTSLCGAVIALAGMSVYTYLGMKESATSGKRNSLNSRQSSHLLKSKVTTDGEKQETRTVDSV; this is encoded by the exons ATGGCATGGATTG GTAGGGCACTAGAGGAACTGAGGGGCGCACTGTATAATGACTTCCATACTTCGGAAGGGGCGAAGCGCCAGCAGCAAAGGTTCTGTGGCCCTATCGTTGCGCTGACGTTCAACTTTGTGGTTGCCGTTGGGATCATCATGGCAAACAAAATG GTGATGGGCACTGTTGGATTTAACTTCCCAGTTGCACTGTCATTAATTCATTACCTTTTTGCTTGGGCTCTAATGGCTGTTCTCAAGGCATTATACTTGCTGCCAATTGCTCCTCCTTCTAAATCCACTCCTTTCTCCTCATTATTTGCGTTGGGTGCTGTCATGTCTTTCTCCACTGGGCTTGCCAATATCAGCTTAAAGCATAATAG TGTAGGTTTCTATCAGATGGCTAAGATAGCTGTAACTCCAACAATAGTTGTAGCAGAATTTATTCTTTTCCAGAAAAAGGTTTCTATTCGGAAG GTTATCACGCTGGTTGTTGTCTCATTTGGTGTGGCTGTTGCAACTGTTACTGATTTGGAGTTCAATTTTTTTGGTGCTTGTGTAGCACTGGCTTGGATTATTCCTAGCGCTGTGAACAAAATCCTGTGGTCAAATTTACAACAGAGTGGAAATTGGACAGCTCTTGC GTTAATGTGGAAGACGACCCCAATTACCATATTTTTCTTTATTGTTTTGATGCCAATGCTGGATCCTCCAGGCCTTTTGTCTTTCAAATGGGAATTCAAGAATAGCAGTGCAATTATTATATCTGCTTTGTTTGGTTTTCTTCTTCAGTGGTCTGGTGCTTTGGCACTCGG TGCAACCTCGGCTCTCGCTCATGTTGTGCTAGGTCAATTCAAGACAATTGTTATTATGCTATCTGGTTATCTGGTATTTAACTCTGATCCTGGACTCACCAGCCTCTGTGGAGCTGTCATTGCCCTTGCTGGGATGTCAGTATATACTTACCTAGGGATGAAAGAGTCAGCCACCAGTGGTAAGAGAAATTCCTTAAATTCAAGGCAAAGTTCT